From the Paraburkholderia sp. PREW-6R genome, one window contains:
- a CDS encoding cell division protein ZipA C-terminal FtsZ-binding domain-containing protein, translated as MDELTLGLIGAGAVVVGGVVVYNAWQGAKVRRKMPRPMPAETAESFAQDDQQDHSPFIEPARPTTRREPVVGTEPLGDPSSARVEPTFGAATGAAPLDTPADIQAETTTPNGYPEAEGVAEAEGAEAAANEARAASAARAARSAADEPIEPILPAATTISSAPPAIVDRRIDCIVPIRLNGPVAGDKVIPLAQRLRRAGSKPVHIEGKLEGGAWELLQNGARYEELRAAAQLANRSGALNELEFSEFVTGVQQFADALDASPEFPDMLETVAMARELDAFAAQCDAQLSINVLSDGAPWSANYVQAVASQDGLLLSRDGTRFVKLDAKQSPVFMLQFGDTNFLRDDLTYKGGQMITLVLDVPVADEDILPFRLMCDYAKSLAERIGGRVVDDGRRPLPESALLAIEKQLMTLYAKLEQAGIPAGSPATRRLFSQ; from the coding sequence ATGGACGAGTTGACACTCGGTTTGATCGGCGCGGGTGCCGTGGTGGTCGGTGGCGTGGTGGTGTACAACGCGTGGCAGGGCGCGAAGGTGCGTCGCAAGATGCCTCGGCCCATGCCGGCCGAAACCGCCGAGAGTTTTGCGCAGGACGACCAGCAGGACCACAGTCCGTTCATTGAACCGGCCCGGCCCACGACGCGTCGCGAACCCGTGGTGGGCACGGAACCGCTCGGCGATCCTTCGTCCGCGCGTGTCGAGCCGACCTTTGGCGCGGCGACCGGCGCCGCGCCGCTCGACACGCCCGCTGACATTCAGGCCGAGACGACCACACCGAACGGCTACCCGGAAGCCGAAGGCGTAGCCGAGGCGGAAGGTGCCGAAGCGGCAGCGAATGAGGCGAGGGCGGCGAGCGCTGCCAGAGCCGCGAGGTCCGCGGCCGACGAGCCCATCGAGCCGATCCTGCCCGCCGCCACGACCATCTCGTCGGCGCCGCCGGCCATCGTCGATCGTCGCATCGACTGTATCGTGCCGATCCGCCTGAATGGGCCGGTGGCAGGCGACAAGGTCATTCCGCTTGCGCAGCGTCTGCGCCGGGCGGGCAGCAAGCCGGTGCATATCGAGGGCAAGCTCGAAGGTGGCGCATGGGAGTTGCTGCAAAACGGCGCGCGTTATGAAGAACTGCGCGCGGCCGCGCAACTGGCCAATCGTAGCGGCGCGCTCAATGAACTGGAGTTTTCCGAGTTCGTCACGGGTGTGCAGCAGTTCGCCGACGCGCTGGACGCATCGCCGGAATTTCCCGACATGCTCGAAACGGTGGCAATGGCGCGCGAACTCGACGCTTTTGCCGCGCAGTGCGACGCGCAACTGTCGATCAACGTGCTGTCCGATGGCGCGCCCTGGTCAGCGAACTATGTGCAGGCAGTGGCGTCGCAGGACGGCCTGCTGCTTTCGCGCGACGGCACCCGCTTCGTCAAGCTCGATGCAAAGCAGAGCCCGGTGTTCATGCTGCAGTTCGGGGACACCAATTTTCTGCGCGACGACCTCACGTACAAGGGCGGCCAGATGATTACGCTGGTGCTCGACGTGCCGGTCGCGGACGAAGACATCCTGCCGTTCCGTTTGATGTGCGACTACGCGAAATCGTTGGCCGAGCGCATTGGTGGACGAGTGGTGGACGACGGCCGCCGGCCTTTGCCGGAAAGCGCGCTGCTTGCGATCGAAAAGCAGTTGATGACCCTTTACGCGAAGCTTGAACAGGCGGGCATTCCGGCGGGCTCGCCGGCTACGCGGCGATTGTTCAGCCAGTAA
- the smc gene encoding chromosome segregation protein SMC: MRLTSIKLAGFKSFVDPTHFQVPGQLVGVVGPNGCGKSNIIDAVRWVLGESRASELRGESMQDVIFNGSTARKPGSRASVELVFDNADGRAAGQWGQYAEIAVKRVLTRDGTSSYYINNLPARRRDIQDIFLGTGLGPRAYAIIGQGMIARLIEAKPEELRVFLEEAAGVSKYKERRRETENRLHDTRENLTRVEDIVRELSTNLEKLEAQAVVATRYRELQTDGEEKQRLLWLLRKNEAGSEQERQKRAIEQAQIDLEAHTAKLREVEAQLETLRVAHYSASDAMQGAQGALYEANSEVSRLEAEIRFIVESRNRVQAQIAALTAQREQWLAQSQKAQDDLEDAGEQLAVAEEKAALAEDEAAAKHDAMPALEARWRDAQTDLNAERGAIAQTEQALKLEAAHQRNADQQLQQLQQRHERLKSEAGGLDAPDEAQLEELRMQLAEHEEILADAQARLADAHETLPRLDGERRAAQERVQAESAQIHQLDARLAALRQLQENVQTEGKIQPWLEKHELGGLPRLWKKLHVEAGWESALEAVLRERLAALEVSNLDWVKAFATDAPPAKLAFYAPPAAGQPVAAPPSLRPLLSLVRIDDAGIRAVLNDWLGLSFVADDLQQALAMRAQLPEGGVFVVKAGHMVTRVGVQLYAADSEQAGMLARQQEIENLARQVRAQALLADEAKAAAIRAEAAHTQAAQALTEVRQQAERATQRVHALQLDVLKLTQAHERYTQRSTQIREELEEINAQIEEQRAMRAESEANFERHDGELAELQARFEDHQLAFEALDETLTAARGEARELDRAATDARFAARNMANRIDELKRSIQIAQEQSERVEASLEDARAELETINEQTAHTGLQDALDIRSVKEEALHAARLELDDLTAKLRAADETRLTAERALQPLRDRINELQLKEQAARLNGEQFVEQLAAAGVDEAELQAKLTPDMKPSYLQGEVTRINNAITALGPVNMAALDELKAATERKSFLDSQSTDLNSAIETLEDAIRKIDAETRTLLQGTFDQVNLHFGELFPRLFGGGQARLIMTGDEILDAGVQVMAQPPGKKNSTIHLLSGGEKALTATALVFAMFQLNPAPFCLLDEVDAPLDDANTERFANLVRAMSDKTQFLFISHNKIAMEMAQQLIGVTMQEQGVSRIVAVDMETAAGFAQNIV; the protein is encoded by the coding sequence GTGCGTCTGACCTCGATCAAACTCGCTGGCTTCAAGTCATTCGTCGATCCCACGCATTTTCAGGTTCCGGGCCAGCTAGTCGGCGTGGTCGGGCCGAACGGGTGCGGCAAGTCCAACATTATTGACGCCGTGCGCTGGGTGCTCGGCGAATCGCGCGCCTCCGAGCTGCGTGGCGAGTCGATGCAGGACGTGATCTTCAATGGCTCGACCGCGCGCAAGCCGGGTAGCCGCGCCAGCGTCGAACTCGTGTTCGACAACGCCGACGGCCGCGCCGCCGGCCAGTGGGGCCAGTATGCCGAAATCGCCGTCAAGCGCGTGCTCACGCGCGACGGCACGTCGAGCTACTACATCAACAATCTGCCGGCGCGCCGCCGCGACATTCAGGACATCTTTCTCGGTACGGGCCTCGGGCCGCGCGCGTACGCCATCATCGGGCAGGGCATGATCGCGCGCCTGATCGAGGCGAAGCCGGAAGAACTGCGTGTGTTCCTCGAAGAAGCCGCGGGCGTGTCGAAGTACAAGGAACGCCGCCGCGAAACGGAGAATCGTCTGCATGACACGCGGGAGAATCTGACGCGCGTCGAAGATATCGTCCGCGAACTCAGTACGAATCTCGAGAAGCTGGAAGCGCAGGCCGTGGTCGCCACGCGCTACCGCGAATTGCAGACGGACGGCGAGGAGAAGCAGCGCCTGTTGTGGCTGCTGCGCAAGAACGAAGCGGGCAGCGAGCAGGAACGTCAGAAGCGCGCAATCGAACAGGCGCAGATCGACCTCGAAGCGCATACCGCGAAGCTGCGTGAAGTCGAGGCGCAACTCGAAACGCTGCGTGTCGCGCATTATTCCGCGAGCGACGCAATGCAAGGCGCGCAGGGCGCGCTGTACGAGGCGAATTCGGAAGTGAGCCGGCTCGAAGCGGAGATCAGGTTCATCGTCGAATCGCGCAACCGCGTGCAGGCGCAGATCGCCGCGCTCACCGCGCAACGCGAACAGTGGCTCGCCCAGTCGCAAAAGGCGCAGGACGATCTCGAAGACGCCGGAGAGCAACTGGCCGTCGCCGAAGAAAAAGCCGCGCTCGCCGAAGACGAAGCCGCCGCGAAGCACGACGCCATGCCCGCGCTCGAAGCGCGCTGGCGCGACGCGCAAACCGACCTGAACGCCGAGCGCGGCGCAATTGCGCAAACGGAACAGGCGCTCAAGCTCGAAGCCGCGCATCAACGGAACGCCGACCAGCAATTGCAGCAGTTGCAGCAGCGCCATGAGCGTCTGAAGTCGGAAGCGGGCGGTCTCGACGCCCCCGACGAAGCGCAGCTCGAAGAGTTGCGCATGCAACTGGCCGAGCACGAGGAAATTCTCGCCGACGCCCAGGCGCGGCTCGCCGACGCACATGAAACGCTGCCGCGTCTGGACGGCGAACGCCGTGCCGCGCAGGAGCGCGTGCAGGCGGAGAGTGCGCAGATCCATCAGCTCGACGCGCGGCTTGCGGCGCTCAGGCAGTTGCAGGAAAACGTCCAGACCGAAGGCAAGATCCAGCCGTGGCTCGAGAAGCACGAACTGGGCGGCCTGCCGCGTCTGTGGAAGAAGCTGCATGTCGAAGCCGGCTGGGAAAGCGCGCTCGAAGCGGTCCTGCGCGAGCGGCTCGCGGCGCTCGAAGTGTCGAATCTCGATTGGGTGAAGGCCTTCGCCACCGACGCGCCGCCCGCCAAGCTCGCGTTCTACGCGCCGCCCGCCGCCGGCCAGCCGGTCGCCGCGCCGCCTTCGTTGCGTCCGCTGCTGTCGCTCGTGCGCATTGACGACGCGGGCATCCGCGCGGTGCTGAACGACTGGCTCGGCCTGTCGTTCGTCGCCGACGATCTGCAGCAGGCGCTCGCCATGCGCGCGCAGTTGCCCGAAGGCGGCGTGTTCGTCGTCAAGGCGGGTCACATGGTGACGCGCGTCGGTGTGCAACTGTATGCGGCTGACTCCGAGCAGGCCGGCATGCTCGCGCGCCAGCAGGAAATCGAAAATCTCGCTCGTCAGGTGCGCGCGCAGGCGTTGCTCGCCGACGAGGCAAAGGCCGCGGCGATTCGCGCCGAAGCCGCCCACACGCAAGCCGCTCAGGCGTTGACGGAGGTGCGCCAGCAGGCCGAACGCGCGACGCAGCGCGTTCATGCACTGCAACTCGACGTACTCAAGCTCACGCAGGCGCACGAGCGTTACACGCAGCGCAGCACGCAGATTCGCGAAGAGCTCGAGGAGATCAATGCGCAGATCGAAGAGCAGCGCGCGATGCGGGCCGAGTCCGAGGCCAATTTCGAGCGTCACGATGGGGAACTCGCTGAGTTGCAGGCGCGTTTCGAAGACCATCAACTGGCCTTCGAAGCACTCGACGAAACCCTCACCGCTGCACGCGGCGAGGCGCGTGAGCTCGATCGCGCCGCGACCGACGCGCGCTTCGCGGCGCGTAACATGGCGAACCGCATCGACGAGTTAAAGCGCAGCATCCAGATCGCACAGGAGCAGAGCGAGCGAGTCGAAGCGTCGCTCGAAGATGCCCGCGCCGAACTTGAGACGATCAACGAGCAAACCGCGCACACCGGCTTGCAGGACGCGCTGGACATCCGTTCCGTGAAGGAAGAGGCGCTGCATGCCGCGCGCCTCGAACTGGATGACCTGACCGCCAAACTGCGCGCCGCCGATGAAACCCGTCTGACGGCCGAACGCGCGCTGCAACCGCTGCGCGACCGTATCAACGAATTGCAGTTAAAGGAACAGGCGGCGCGTTTGAACGGAGAACAGTTCGTCGAACAGCTCGCGGCCGCCGGCGTCGACGAGGCCGAGCTGCAGGCCAAGCTCACGCCGGACATGAAGCCGTCATATCTGCAAGGCGAGGTCACGCGCATCAATAACGCCATCACGGCGCTTGGGCCGGTCAACATGGCCGCGCTCGATGAACTGAAGGCGGCGACCGAGCGCAAGTCGTTCCTCGATTCGCAGTCCACCGACCTGAACAGCGCAATCGAAACGCTCGAAGACGCGATCCGCAAGATCGACGCCGAAACGCGAACGCTGCTGCAAGGCACGTTCGATCAGGTGAACCTGCATTTCGGCGAACTGTTCCCGCGTCTGTTTGGCGGCGGCCAGGCCCGGCTCATCATGACCGGCGACGAAATTCTCGATGCCGGCGTGCAGGTCATGGCGCAGCCGCCTGGCAAGAAGAATTCGACGATTCACCTGCTGTCGGGCGGCGAAAAAGCGCTGACCGCGACCGCACTGGTGTTCGCGATGTTCCAGCTGAATCCCGCGCCGTTCTGTCTGCTCGACGAAGTGGACGCGCCGCTCGACGACGCGAACACGGAACGTTTCGCGAACCTCGTGCGGGCGATGTCGGACAAAACGCAGTTCCTGTTCATCTCGCACAACAAGATCGCCATGGAAATGGCGCAGCAATTGATCGGTGTGACGATGCAGGAGCAGGGCGTATCGCGGATCGTGGCCGTCGACATGGAAACGGCTGCGGGTTTCGCCCAGAATATCGTTTGA
- the dapC gene encoding succinyldiaminopimelate transaminase has translation MNPLLDSLQSYPFDKLRVLFKNVTPPAGLSPISFGIGEPKHPTPALIRDAVIASLGGLAAYPATIGTPALRESIAKWVTQRYGLPPVDPATQVLPVSGSREALFALAQTVIDPKRNAGGEPAIVLCPNPFYQIYEGAAILAGAQPYFVNSDPARNFACDYSAVPDDVWARTQLLYVCSPGNPTGAVLTLDDWRELFALSDRHGFVIASDECYSEIYFDEASPPLGGLQAAHRLGRGFERLVMLSSLSKRSNVPGMRSGFVAGDAAILKDFLLYRTYHGAALSTVFQNASIAAWNDEQHVRENRAKYVQKFSTVTPMLAQVLDVRLPDAAFYLWADVSRTGLSDTEFAQRLHADYNVTVLPGSFLARTAHGVNPGRNFVRLALVADVDECTEGAQRIVDFCRALAG, from the coding sequence GTGAACCCGCTACTCGACTCCCTTCAGTCCTATCCGTTCGACAAGCTGCGCGTCCTTTTCAAGAACGTCACGCCGCCAGCCGGCCTCTCGCCCATCAGCTTCGGCATTGGCGAACCGAAGCATCCCACGCCCGCGCTGATCCGCGACGCCGTGATCGCCTCGCTCGGCGGTCTCGCGGCCTATCCGGCGACGATCGGCACGCCCGCGTTGCGTGAGTCGATTGCGAAATGGGTGACGCAGCGCTACGGCCTGCCGCCGGTCGATCCCGCGACCCAGGTGCTGCCGGTGTCGGGTTCGCGCGAGGCGCTGTTCGCGCTCGCCCAGACGGTGATCGACCCGAAAAGGAATGCCGGCGGCGAGCCTGCGATCGTACTCTGTCCGAACCCTTTCTACCAAATCTATGAAGGCGCGGCCATTCTCGCCGGTGCGCAACCGTACTTCGTGAACAGCGACCCGGCGCGCAACTTCGCCTGCGACTATTCGGCGGTGCCGGACGACGTCTGGGCGCGCACGCAACTGCTGTACGTGTGCTCGCCGGGCAATCCCACCGGCGCAGTGCTCACGCTCGACGACTGGCGCGAACTGTTTGCGCTGTCCGACCGTCACGGCTTCGTGATCGCATCGGACGAATGCTATTCCGAGATCTATTTCGACGAAGCAAGCCCGCCGCTCGGCGGTCTGCAAGCCGCGCACCGGCTCGGCCGCGGCTTCGAACGGCTCGTGATGCTGTCGAGCCTGTCCAAGCGTTCGAACGTACCGGGCATGCGCTCGGGCTTCGTCGCCGGCGACGCCGCGATCCTGAAAGACTTCCTGCTATACCGGACATACCACGGCGCCGCCTTGTCGACCGTGTTCCAGAATGCCAGCATCGCAGCCTGGAACGACGAGCAGCACGTGCGCGAAAACCGCGCGAAGTACGTGCAGAAGTTTTCCACCGTCACGCCCATGCTCGCGCAGGTGCTCGACGTGCGCCTGCCCGACGCCGCGTTCTACCTGTGGGCCGACGTGTCGCGCACGGGTCTGTCGGACACCGAGTTCGCCCAGCGCCTGCACGCCGACTATAATGTGACGGTTCTGCCGGGCTCGTTTCTCGCGCGCACTGCGCACGGTGTGAACCCCGGCCGCAATTTCGTGCGCCTCGCGCTCGTTGCCGACGTCGACGAATGCACCGAGGGCGCGCAGCGCATCGTCGATTTTTGCCGCGCGCTCGCGGGCTGA
- a CDS encoding DMT family transporter: MTNWLRTGWPTLAIMLGASVWGMIWYPLRMLAALGVTGTAASALTSAAGCLFVLLVRYRALRTVRWHGLLPALALAAGITNLGFVWGSIHGQVMRVLLLFYLTPAWTALFAHFILHERLTWSGAMLAALSLAGAMTMLWSPQLGIPVPGNLAEWAGLMGGMGFAMSNVLILKTSRVLPDMKPEMRTATIFGGAAIFSACASLFEAMPAPPTGAHLGTAALLVLGLGFLLASNNMLVQYGLSRVPANRASIIMLFEIVVTALSAWLFAGETPGPREWAGGACIVLASALSSWVHRTKPEPFNRAASDGQPDALNDSHPDSPHGPHHDTTGNPGQKDGKNRPRAMV; the protein is encoded by the coding sequence ATGACGAACTGGCTGCGCACTGGCTGGCCGACGCTCGCAATCATGCTGGGTGCGTCGGTGTGGGGAATGATCTGGTATCCGCTGCGCATGCTGGCCGCGCTTGGCGTAACCGGCACGGCCGCGAGCGCGCTAACGAGCGCCGCAGGGTGTCTGTTCGTGCTGCTGGTGCGTTATCGCGCCCTCAGGACCGTGAGGTGGCACGGGCTGTTGCCGGCGCTCGCGCTCGCGGCCGGCATCACCAATCTGGGCTTCGTGTGGGGATCGATTCATGGGCAGGTGATGCGCGTGCTGCTGCTGTTCTATCTCACCCCGGCATGGACCGCGCTGTTCGCGCATTTCATCCTGCACGAGCGCCTGACGTGGTCGGGCGCAATGCTTGCCGCGCTGTCGCTCGCGGGTGCGATGACGATGCTGTGGTCGCCCCAGCTCGGCATTCCGGTACCCGGCAATCTCGCCGAGTGGGCGGGGCTCATGGGCGGCATGGGCTTCGCGATGAGCAACGTGCTGATTCTCAAGACAAGCCGCGTGCTGCCCGACATGAAGCCGGAAATGCGTACCGCGACCATCTTCGGCGGCGCGGCGATCTTCAGCGCGTGCGCGTCGCTGTTCGAGGCGATGCCCGCGCCGCCCACCGGCGCACATCTGGGCACGGCGGCGCTGCTGGTGCTCGGGCTGGGTTTCCTGCTGGCGTCGAACAATATGCTGGTGCAGTACGGGCTTTCGCGCGTACCGGCCAACCGGGCGTCGATCATCATGCTGTTCGAGATCGTGGTCACCGCGCTGTCCGCGTGGCTTTTCGCCGGCGAGACACCCGGTCCGCGCGAATGGGCGGGCGGTGCGTGCATCGTGTTGGCCTCGGCTTTGTCCAGCTGGGTGCACCGGACGAAGCCCGAGCCGTTCAATCGCGCCGCGAGCGACGGCCAGCCCGACGCGCTCAACGACTCGCACCCTGACTCGCCGCATGGCCCGCACCACGACACCACGGGCAATCCCGGGCAAAAGGACGGCAAGAACCGTCCACGTGCGATGGTATGA
- the ligA gene encoding NAD-dependent DNA ligase LigA: protein MARNPASRKATSAPAERAAWLRAELERANYAYYVLDQPDLPDAEYDKLFKELEHIESEHPDLIVPDSPTQRVGGEAASGFEPVVHDQPMLSLNNGFADEDILAFDKRVGDALGKNASEPPVPVEYAAELKFDGLAISLRYVDGVFVQASTRGDGTTGENVTENVRTIRSIPLKLKGKRVPHVLDVRGEALMFKRDFERLNERQRAAEHREFANPRNAAAGSLRQLDPKITAQRPLSFFAYGIGVLEGVEMPATHSELLDWYKELGLPVNGERAVVKGADGLLGFFHKIGEKRDKLPYDIDGVVYKVNRRDEQDALGFVSRAPRFALAHKFPAQEALTRLVAIDVQVGRTGAITPVARLEPVFVGGATVTNATLHNEDEVRRKDIRIGDTVIVRRAGDVIPEVVSALLDRRPDDAREFVMPTHCPVCGSSIERLPDEAIARCTGGLFCPAQRKQALWHFAQRRALDIDGLGEKIIDQLVEQNLVRTPADLFNLGFATLAQLDRFADKSAQNLLDSLEKAKHTTLARFIYALGIRHVGESTAKDLAKHFGSLDPIMDASVEALLEVNDVGPVVAEAIHQFFAEEHNRTVIEQLRAPGKVTWPEGPPAPKAPQGVLAGKTVVLTGTLPSLAREEAKEMLEAAGAKVAGSVSKKTDYVVAGADAGSKLAKAEELGVPVLDEDGMRKLLEGQL from the coding sequence ATGGCCCGAAATCCCGCCTCCAGAAAAGCAACCAGCGCCCCGGCCGAGCGTGCCGCGTGGCTGCGCGCGGAACTAGAACGCGCCAACTACGCCTACTACGTGCTCGACCAGCCGGATTTGCCGGACGCGGAATACGACAAGCTCTTCAAGGAACTGGAGCATATCGAATCGGAGCACCCTGACCTGATCGTGCCGGACTCGCCCACGCAGCGTGTCGGTGGCGAGGCGGCGAGCGGTTTCGAGCCGGTCGTGCATGATCAGCCCATGCTGTCGCTGAACAACGGTTTTGCCGACGAAGACATTCTCGCGTTCGACAAGCGGGTTGGCGACGCGCTCGGCAAGAACGCGAGCGAGCCGCCCGTGCCGGTCGAATACGCCGCTGAACTAAAGTTCGACGGGCTGGCCATCTCGCTGCGCTACGTCGACGGCGTGTTCGTGCAGGCGTCCACTCGCGGCGACGGCACCACGGGCGAGAACGTCACGGAAAACGTCCGCACCATCCGCTCGATTCCGCTCAAGCTCAAGGGCAAACGCGTGCCGCACGTGCTCGACGTGCGCGGCGAAGCGCTGATGTTCAAGCGCGATTTCGAGCGCCTGAACGAACGGCAGCGGGCCGCGGAACACAGGGAGTTCGCCAATCCGCGTAACGCCGCCGCCGGCAGTCTGAGGCAACTCGATCCGAAGATCACCGCGCAGCGCCCGCTGTCGTTTTTTGCGTACGGGATCGGCGTGCTCGAAGGCGTCGAGATGCCCGCTACACACAGCGAACTGCTCGACTGGTACAAGGAACTCGGCTTGCCGGTGAACGGCGAGCGCGCGGTGGTGAAAGGCGCGGACGGTCTGCTTGGCTTCTTCCACAAGATCGGCGAGAAGCGCGACAAGCTGCCTTATGACATCGACGGCGTGGTCTACAAGGTGAACCGCCGCGATGAACAGGACGCGCTCGGTTTCGTGTCGCGTGCGCCGCGTTTTGCGCTCGCGCACAAGTTCCCGGCACAGGAGGCGCTGACCCGGCTCGTCGCGATCGACGTGCAAGTGGGGCGCACCGGCGCGATCACGCCCGTGGCGCGGCTGGAGCCGGTGTTCGTCGGCGGCGCGACGGTCACGAACGCGACGCTGCACAATGAAGACGAAGTGCGCCGCAAGGACATTCGCATCGGCGACACGGTGATCGTGCGGCGTGCCGGCGACGTGATCCCCGAAGTAGTGAGCGCGCTGCTGGATCGTCGTCCGGACGATGCGCGCGAGTTCGTCATGCCCACGCATTGCCCGGTGTGCGGATCGAGTATCGAGCGGCTGCCGGACGAGGCGATTGCGCGTTGTACCGGCGGCCTGTTTTGCCCGGCGCAGCGCAAGCAGGCGTTATGGCACTTTGCGCAACGGCGCGCGCTGGACATCGACGGGCTCGGCGAAAAGATCATCGATCAACTGGTCGAACAGAACCTGGTGCGTACGCCGGCCGATCTGTTTAATCTTGGCTTTGCAACGCTCGCGCAACTGGACCGCTTCGCCGACAAGTCCGCGCAGAACCTGCTCGATTCACTGGAAAAGGCCAAGCACACCACGCTCGCGCGCTTCATCTATGCGCTCGGTATCCGGCACGTCGGCGAATCGACGGCCAAAGACCTCGCCAAACATTTTGGCTCGCTCGATCCGATCATGGACGCGTCGGTGGAGGCGCTTCTGGAAGTCAACGACGTCGGGCCGGTGGTCGCCGAGGCGATTCACCAGTTTTTTGCGGAAGAGCACAACCGCACGGTGATCGAGCAGTTGCGCGCGCCGGGCAAGGTCACGTGGCCGGAAGGGCCGCCTGCGCCGAAGGCGCCGCAAGGCGTACTGGCCGGCAAGACCGTTGTGCTGACGGGCACGTTGCCGTCGCTTGCCCGCGAGGAAGCGAAAGAAATGCTCGAAGCGGCCGGCGCGAAAGTGGCGGGGTCGGTGTCGAAGAAAACCGACTATGTGGTGGCGGGCGCGGACGCGGGCAGCAAGCTGGCGAAGGCCGAGGAACTCGGCGTTCCCGTACTCGACGAAGATGGTATGCGTAAGCTCCTGGAGGGCCAGTTATGA
- the dapD gene encoding 2,3,4,5-tetrahydropyridine-2,6-dicarboxylate N-succinyltransferase, which produces MSQQLQQIIDTAWENRAELSPKAAPADVREAVTHAIEQLDKGALRVAEKKDGDWVVNQWLKKAVLLSFRLEDNAPMPAGGYSQFYDKVPSKFANYSAEDFAAGGFRVVPPAIARRGSFIAKNVVLMPSYTNIGAYVDEGTMVDTWATVGSCAQIGKNVHLSGGVGIGGVLEPLQANPVIIEDNCFIGARSEVVEGVIVEENSVISMGVYLGQSTKIYDRETGEVTYGRIPAGSVVVAGNLPSKDGTHSLYCAVIVKKVDAKTRAKVGLNELLRGD; this is translated from the coding sequence ATGTCGCAACAACTTCAGCAGATCATTGACACCGCCTGGGAAAACCGCGCCGAGCTGTCGCCGAAAGCCGCGCCGGCCGACGTGCGTGAAGCCGTGACTCACGCCATCGAGCAACTGGACAAGGGCGCGCTGCGCGTGGCCGAGAAGAAAGACGGGGACTGGGTCGTCAATCAGTGGCTGAAGAAAGCGGTGCTGCTGTCGTTCCGTCTGGAAGACAACGCGCCCATGCCCGCCGGCGGCTACTCGCAGTTCTACGACAAGGTGCCGTCCAAATTCGCGAACTACAGCGCTGAAGACTTCGCGGCCGGTGGCTTTCGCGTGGTGCCGCCCGCCATTGCGCGACGCGGCTCGTTCATCGCGAAGAACGTCGTGCTGATGCCGTCGTACACCAACATCGGCGCGTATGTGGACGAAGGCACGATGGTCGATACGTGGGCCACTGTCGGTTCATGCGCGCAGATCGGCAAGAACGTTCACCTGTCGGGCGGCGTGGGCATCGGCGGCGTCTTGGAGCCGCTGCAGGCGAACCCGGTCATCATCGAAGACAACTGCTTCATCGGCGCGCGCTCGGAGGTGGTGGAAGGCGTGATCGTCGAAGAAAACTCGGTGATTTCCATGGGCGTGTACCTTGGCCAGAGCACGAAAATTTACGACCGCGAAACCGGTGAAGTGACGTACGGCCGCATTCCGGCGGGCTCGGTGGTGGTGGCGGGCAATCTGCCTTCGAAAGACGGCACGCACAGCCTGTACTGCGCGGTGATCGTCAAGAAGGTGGACGCGAAAACGCGCGCGAAGGTCGGTCTGAACGAGCTGCTGCGAGGCGACTGA
- the def gene encoding peptide deformylase, with protein MIRDILKMGDPRLLRIADPVDHFDTPELHELIKDMFETMHDANGAGLAAPQIGVNLQVVIFGFGSNQRYPDAPPVPETVLINPTITPVSQDMEEGWEGCLSVPGLRGAVNRFSMIRYHGFDQYGNAIDRVAEGFHARVVQHECDHLIGKLYPMRITDFAKFGFTEVLFPDMDPNSDD; from the coding sequence ATGATCCGCGACATTCTCAAGATGGGCGATCCGCGTTTGCTGCGCATTGCCGATCCGGTCGATCACTTCGACACGCCCGAGTTGCATGAACTCATCAAAGATATGTTCGAGACCATGCACGACGCCAATGGCGCGGGTCTCGCCGCGCCGCAGATTGGCGTCAACCTGCAGGTCGTGATCTTTGGTTTCGGCAGCAATCAGCGCTATCCGGACGCGCCGCCGGTGCCCGAAACGGTGCTGATCAATCCGACCATCACGCCGGTTTCGCAGGATATGGAAGAAGGCTGGGAAGGTTGCCTGTCGGTGCCGGGCCTGCGCGGCGCGGTGAACCGTTTCTCAATGATCAGGTACCACGGCTTCGACCAGTACGGCAATGCGATCGACCGTGTCGCCGAAGGTTTTCACGCGCGCGTAGTGCAACATGAGTGCGATCATCTGATCGGTAAGCTCTATCCCATGCGGATCACGGATTTCGCGAAGTTTGGCTTTACCGAGGTGCTGTTTCCCGACATGGACCCGAATAGCGACGATTGA